A genome region from Anolis carolinensis isolate JA03-04 chromosome 6, rAnoCar3.1.pri, whole genome shotgun sequence includes the following:
- the med1 gene encoding mediator of RNA polymerase II transcription subunit 1 isoform X2 yields MSFGLCGHVPEAFSPDVSPTSMAGILRGCEEKRVVMNSGGHQNLVSCLETLQKALKVTSLPAMTDRLESIARQNGLGSHLSANGTECYITSDMFYVEVHLDPTGQLCDVKVAHHGENPVSCPELVQHLRERNFDEFSKHLKGLVNLYKLPGDSKLKTKMYLALQSLELDLTKMAVMYWQATNASPLDKILHGSVGYLTPRSGGHLINLKYYVSPYDLIEDGTGVPVILNEGGVPRNLGMNVCVTIEGTLTMNKLPIAPLIMGSHPVDNKGTPSFSSITSANSVDLPACFFLKFPRPIPVSRGFIQKLQNCTGIPLFDTPPTYVPLYELITQFELSKEQDAGSLNHNMRFYAALPGQQHCYFLNKDAPLPDGRSLQGTLLSKIAFHHPSRVPLILNMIRHQVAYNTLIGSCVKRTVLKEDTPGILQFEVCPLSDSCFSVSFQHPVNDSLVCVVMDVQDSTHVNCKLYKGLSDALICTDDFIAKVVQRCMSIPVTMRAIRRKAETIQADTPALSLIAETVEDMVKKNLPPASSPGYGMTTGNNPMSGTTTPTSTFPGGPISTLFTMSMGIKERHDSVGHGEDFSKVSQNPILTSLLQITGNVGSTIGSSPTPPHHTPPPVSSPASNTKNHPMLMNLLKDNPAQDFSTLYGSSPLERQNSSSGSPRMEMGPGTNKQKKKKSRVLVEKPKHQTEDDFQRELFSMDVDSQNPIFDVNMTTDTLDTPHITPAPSQCSTPPTTYPQSISHAQPSIQRMVRLSSSDSIGPDVTDILSDIAEEASKLPSTSEDCHPIGTPVRDSSSSGHSQSALFDPDVFQSNNSDNPYTDPADLIADATVSPNSDSSNQFFPDGVDFNPDLLNSQSQSGFGEEYFDDSSQSGDADDFKGFAPQTISTLGVQVLGGDGGESKFKASSQTDTVDFSIITAASKALGTSDVMEHHSGSQSPLLSAGDLGKEKSQKRVKEGNGSGSSLTGPGMDGKGGKRSRTPSSDGKSKEKVQKRRKVEPEGKSPSHSSSTRPFTPPSSTGGSKSPGSSGRSQTPPGVATPPIPKITIQIPKGTVTVGKPSHGQYTSSGSVSSLSSKSHHSHSSSSSSSSSSSSSSSSSSSSASGKIKSSKSDGSSGSKMSSSLYSGQGGSGSGQSKSSTQSVGKPGSSPITKHGLSSGSGGTKIKPQGKPSSLMNPSMSKPNISPSHSRPSGGSDKLASPMKPVPGTPPSSKAKSPISSGSGGSHMSGTGSSSSMKSSSGMGSSSSMSQKAPPSNSSAGSSSSFSSGSSSMSSSQNQHGSSKGKSPSRNKKPSLTAVIDKLKHGVVTGGPGGEDSMDGQMIQSSSSSSHSMSSKHNLSGSELQGKRERSDKEKSKVSVSGGSSDSSKKTSDSKNVGSTGVAKIIISKHDGGSPSIKAKVTLQKPGEGGGDSLRPQMASSKSYGSPLISGSTPKHERCSPSHSKSPAYTPQNIDSESESGSSIAEKSYQNSPSSDDGIRPLPEYSSEKHKKHKKDKKKLKDKDRDRDRDKERDKKKTHSIKPESWSKSPISSEQSLSMTSSAILTSERSSRPSPDFSIGEEDDDLMDIALIRN; encoded by the exons atgtctttcgggctgtgtggccatgttccagaagcattctctcctgacgtttcgcccacatctatggcaggcatcctcagaggttgtgag GAAAAACGAGTTGTAATGAACTCTGGAGGTCACCAGAATCTTGTCAGCTGCTTGGAAACATTACAGAAAGCCTTGAAAG TAACATCACTACCTGCCATGACAGATCGTTTGGAATCCATTGCTCGACAAAATGG CCTGGGATCTCATCTTAGTGCAAATGGCACAGAATGTTATATAACTTCAGACATGTTCTATGTGGAAGTTCACTTGGATCCTACTGGACAACTGTGTGATGTCAAAGTAGCACATCATGGAGAAAATCCTGTG AGTTGTCCGGAATTGGTGCAGCATCTAAG AGAAAGAAATTTTGATGAATTTTCTAAGCATCTTAAAGGCCTCGTGAATCTGTATAAACTACCAGGTGACAG CAAACTGAAAACTAAAATGTACTTGGCTCTTCAATCCTTGGAACTTGATCTTACAAAGATGGCAGTGATGTACTG GCAAGCCACCAATGCAAGCCCTTTGGACAAGATTCTGCATGGAAGTGTGGGCTATCTCACTCCAAGGAGTGGAG GTCACCTGATAAATCTGAAATACTATGTTTCACCATATGATTTGATTGAAGATGGTACTGGAGTACCTGTCATTCTGAATGAAGGCGGTG TTCCTCGAAACTTGGGCATGAACGTATGTGTTACAATTGAAGGAACCTTAACTATGAACAAGCTTCCAATTGCTCCTCTGATTATGGGGTCTCATCCTGTGGATAACAAAGG GACACCCTCCTTCTCCTCAATCACTAGCGCTAATAGTGTTGATTTGCCAGCTTGCTTCTTCTTGAAATTTCCAAGACCTATTCCAGTATCTCGAGGTTTCATTCAGAAACTTCAGAACTGCACAG GCATACCACTGTTTGACACCCCACCCACATATGTCCCCTTATATGAACTGATTACTCAGTTTGAGCTGTCCAAGGAGCAAGATGCTGGATCATTGAACCACAATATGCGCTTCTATGCA GCTCTGCCAGGACAGCAGCACTGCTACTTCCTCAACAAAGATGCCCCTTTGCCTGATGGCCGGAGCCTTCAAGGAACTCTGCTTAGCAAAATTGCTTTCCATCACCCTAGTCGGGTTCCTCTTATCCTCAATATGATCAGGCATCAGGTAGCTTACAACACACTGATAGGCAGCTGTGTTAAGCGAACAGTCTTAAAAGAAG ataCTCCTGGCATCCTCCAGTTTGAAGTCTGTCCCCTCTCTGACTCCTGTTTCAGTGTTTCATTTCAGCACCCTGTAAATGACTCTTTGGTTTGTG TGGTGATGGATGTACAAGACTCTACCCATGTGAATTGCAAATTGTATAAAGGGCTCTCGGATGCACTCATATGCACAGATGACTTCATTGCTAAAGTTGTTCAAAG ATGTATGTCAATTCCTGTGACCATGAGAGCTATTCGGAGAAAGGCAGAGACAATCCAGGCGGATACACCAGCCTTGTCCCTAATTGCTGAGACAGTTGAAGACATGGTTAAGAAGAACCTGCCCCCTGCTAGCAGCCCAGGTTATGGCATGACCACAGGCAACAACCCCATGAGTGGCACCACCACCCCAACCAGCACATTCCCTGGGGGGCCCATCTCCACTTTGTTCACCATGAGCATGGGCATAAAAGAACGGCATGATTCAGTGGGCCATGGGGAGGACTTCAGCAAAGTGTCACAGAATCCCATTCTTACAAGCTTGCTACAAATCACTGGAAATGTGGGCTCCACCATTGGCTCCAGTCCCACTCCCCCGCACCACACACCTCCCCCTGTATCATCTCCTGCAAGCAACACCAAGAACCATCCTATGCTCATGAATCTGCTGAAGGACAATCCAGCTCAAGATTTCTCTACTTTGTATGGGAGCAGTCCACTTGAGAGACAGAATTCCTCTTCTGGTTCTCCTAGGATGGAAATGGGACCAGGGACCAacaagcaaaagaagaaaaagtcaCGTGTCCTAGTGGAGAAACCTAAACATCAGACAGAAGATGATTTCCAAAGAGAGCTGTTCTCCATGGATGTTGATTCACAGAACCCCATCTTCGATGTCAATATGACCACTGACACTTTAGATACTCCCCATATCACTCCAGCACCCAGTCAGTGCAGCACTCCACCCACAACCTATCCACAGTCAATATCCCACGCCCAGCCCAGCATTCAGAGGATGGTCCGGCTTTCTAGTTCAGATAGCATTGGTCCTGATGTCACAGATATCCTTTCCGACATAGCAGAGGAAGCATCCAAGCTACCCAGCACCAGTGAAGACTGTCATCCTATTGGAACACCAGTAAGGGACTCATCCAGTTCAGGGCACTCTCAAAGTGCTCTATTTGATCCTGATGTTTTTCAGTCAAACAACAGTGACAACCCATACACCGATCCAGCTGACTTGATTGCTGATGCTACTGTGAGCCCCAATAGTGACTCTTCAAATCAGTTTTTTCCTGATGGTGTTGATTTCAATCCTGATCTCCTAAACAGCCAGAGCCAGAGCGGTTTTGGAGAAGAGTATTTTGATGATAGCAGCCAGAGCGGAGATGCTGATGACTTCAAAGGTTTTGCACCACAAACGATAAGTACTCTGGGCGTTCAAGTGCTGGGGGGAGATGGAGGGGAAAGTAAGTTCAAGGCAAGTAGCCAAACGGACACAGTCGACTTTAGTATTATCACAGCTGCCAGCAAAGCTCTGGGAACCTCTGATGTCATGGAGCATCATAGTGGAAGTCAGAGTCCCTTACTGAGCGCAGGAGATTTGGGGAAGGAAAAGTCACAGAAGCGGGTCAAAGAGGGTAATGGATCTGGGAGTTCTTTAACGGGCCCTGGGATGGATGGCAAGGGTGGAAAACGCAGCCGCACCCCATCCAGTGATGGGAAAAGTAAAGAAAAGGTCCAGAAACGGAGGAAGGTAGAGCCCGAAGGCAAATCTCCCTCTCATAGTTCATCCACCAGGCCTTTCACCCCACCATCAAGCACAGGTGGCTCAAAATCTCCTGGAAGTTCAGGCAGATCTCAGACGCCCCCTGGGGTAGCTACTCCTCCCATCCCCAAAATCACTATCCAGATCCCCAAGGGAACAGTGACTGTTGGCAAACCCTCCCATGGGCAGTACACAAGCAGCGGCTCAGTGTCTTCTTTGAGCAGCAAAAGTCATCACAGCCATTCTTCATCCTCCTCGTCCTCGTCATCCTCGTCATCTTCGTCGTCTTCGTCTTCCTCATCGGCTTCCGGCAAAATAAAGAGCAGCAAGTCGGATGGGTCTTCCGGGTCCAAGATGAGCAGCAGCCTCTACTCGGGCCAAGGCGGCTCTGGATCAGGTCAGTCCAAAAGCTCCACCCAATCAGTGGGCAAGCCCGGGTCCTCCCCCATCACAAAACACGGCCTGAGCAGCGGCTCTGGAGGTACCAAGATCAAACCTCAAGGGAAGCCTTCATCGCTTATGAACCCTTCCATGAGTAAACCAAACATTTCTCCTTCTCATTCTAGACCCTCGGGCGGTTCTGACAAGCTGGCCTCTCCGATGAAACCCGTTCCAGGTACTCCCCCGTCATCTAAAGCAAAGTCCCCAATTAGTTCCGGTTCTGGAGGCTCGCACATGTCTGGGACAGGATCAAGCTCCAGCATGAAGTCCTCTTCAGGGATGGGATCCTCCAGTTCCATGTCTCAGAAGGCACCCCCTTCAAATTCTTCAGCAGGATCTTCATCTTCCTTTTCATCTGGAAGTTCTTCCATGTCCTCCTCTCAGAATCAGCATGGAAGTTCCAAAGGCAAGTCTCCAAGCCGAAACAAAAAGCCATCTTTAACTGCTGTCATTGACAAACTCAAACATGGTGTTGTCACTGGTGGTCCTGGCGGGGAAGACTCCATGGATGGACAGATGATCCAGAGTTCCAGTTCCTCAAGTCACTCCATGTCCTCCAAACACAACTTGTCTGGAAGTGAATTGCAGGGAAAacgggaaagaagtgacaaggaAAAATCCAAAGTTTCTGTTTCAGGAGGCTCATCCGACTCTTCCAAGAAGACATCCGATTCAAAGAATGTTGGAAGCACGGGAGTGGCCAAGATAATCATCAGTAAACATGATGGTGGCTCTCCTAGCATTAAAGCCAAAGTCACCTTGCAAAAACCCGGGGAAGGAGGTGGGGACAGCTTAAGACCTCAGATGGCCTCTTCCAAAAGCTATGGATCACCACTGATAAGTGGATCTACTCCCAAGCACGAGCGCTGTTCTCCCAGCCACAGTAAGTCTCCTGCATATACCCCTCAAAACATTGACAGCGAGAGTGAGTCAGGTTCATCTATAGCCGAGAAATCTTATCAAAACAGTCCTAGCTCTGATGATGGAATTAGGCCTCTTCCAGAGTACAGCTCAGAAAAGCATAAGAAGCACAAAAAGGACAAGAAGAAACTGAAAGACAAAGACCGAGACAGGGATCGAGACAAGGAAAGAGACaaaaagaaaactcacagcattaaGCCAGAGAGCTGGTCTAAATCTCCCATCTCTTCAGAACAGTCTCTGTCTATGACAAGCAGTGCCATTCTTACATCAGAGAGGTCATCCAGGCCCAGCCCTGATTTTTCTATTGGGGAGGAAGATGATGATCTAATGGATATTGCCCTGATAAGAAACTGA